The following proteins come from a genomic window of Pseudomonadota bacterium:
- a CDS encoding type II toxin-antitoxin system VapC family toxin, translating to MGIIFDSSEIIALERNKNNITDIISGREEEPFGISVVTVAELLHGVERADSEGRMVKRQAFVEKVIELFPVYPFDLSAVRIYARIWASLAKKGLTVGAHDLIIAATAISLDFSVMTSNLRDFEKIEGLRIEKR from the coding sequence GTGGGAATAATTTTTGACAGCAGCGAAATAATTGCCCTTGAGCGTAACAAAAACAATATAACGGACATCATATCCGGACGGGAAGAAGAGCCTTTTGGAATAAGCGTTGTAACGGTAGCAGAATTGCTCCATGGTGTGGAACGCGCTGATTCTGAAGGGAGGATGGTCAAGCGGCAGGCCTTTGTGGAAAAGGTAATCGAACTTTTTCCCGTCTACCCTTTTGATCTGTCTGCTGTACGTATTTACGCCAGGATTTGGGCATCTCTGGCAAAAAAAGGCTTAACAGTCGGCGCTCATGATCTGATAATTGCAGCCACTGCCATCTCTCTCGATTTCTCTGTGATGACCTCCAACTTACGGGACTTTGAAAAGATTGAGGGACTGCGCATTGAAAAGAGATAG
- a CDS encoding hydrogenase maturation protease: MKKKTLIIGLGNTILSDDGAGILTAREIAKKCHLLPDIEVVEASIGGIGLLDLMAGYEKVIIVDSIKTAEGRAGEIYKIDIEDLGDMSYPCGPHFLDVRTAVELGNKFGYEMPENIEIYAIEIKENTTFSETLTPEVEKAIPQLARQIITDHGLMK, from the coding sequence ATGAAAAAAAAGACGCTCATAATAGGATTAGGTAATACTATCCTCAGTGACGATGGCGCGGGTATACTGACGGCGCGGGAGATTGCAAAGAAATGCCATTTACTGCCGGACATAGAAGTAGTTGAAGCAAGCATAGGCGGCATCGGACTCCTTGATCTCATGGCAGGATACGAAAAGGTTATTATAGTTGATTCAATAAAAACCGCTGAGGGGCGGGCAGGTGAGATTTATAAGATTGACATTGAAGATCTGGGGGATATGTCATACCCTTGCGGCCCCCATTTCCTTGATGTAAGGACAGCCGTGGAACTGGGCAATAAATTCGGCTATGAAATGCCGGAAAATATCGAAATATATGCAATTGAAATAAAAGAAAACACAACCTTCAGCGAGACCTTGACGCCTGAAGTGGAAAAGGCAATCCCGCAACTCGCACGTCAAATAATTACAGATCACGGGTTAATGAAATAA
- a CDS encoding type II toxin-antitoxin system Phd/YefM family antitoxin, with protein MAIPISATEAVRRFSELMNAVIYRHDSFTIIRGGKPAAAIIPVESLPHGRSLKELNDILKKLPSLNDDNEIFARDIGEIIRTQPSLPEKTLWE; from the coding sequence ATGGCCATACCAATCAGTGCAACAGAAGCTGTCAGAAGATTTTCAGAGCTTATGAATGCCGTCATATACCGGCACGACAGTTTTACGATAATAAGAGGGGGGAAACCTGCGGCCGCTATTATCCCGGTTGAGTCGTTGCCCCACGGGAGGTCGCTGAAAGAATTGAACGATATTCTAAAAAAACTGCCAAGCCTCAACGATGATAATGAGATTTTTGCCCGTGACATTGGGGAAATTATTCGCACCCAGCCATCTCTACCGGAGAAAACGTTGTGGGAATAA